From a single Planctellipticum variicoloris genomic region:
- a CDS encoding GlsB/YeaQ/YmgE family stress response membrane protein, whose product MSIGSILSWIVCGLVVGIIARFLVPGRQSMSLALTAMLGIVGSLLGGFLYSLIRGSAAVPFSLTGHNWYGWIVGILGAALLVWIYPQVYPRKWWQ is encoded by the coding sequence ATGAGCATCGGAAGCATTCTGAGCTGGATCGTCTGCGGCCTCGTCGTCGGAATCATCGCGCGATTCCTGGTTCCGGGACGACAATCCATGAGCCTGGCGCTGACGGCGATGCTGGGAATTGTGGGCTCCCTTTTAGGCGGTTTTCTATACTCGCTGATCCGCGGATCAGCGGCGGTCCCGTTCTCGCTGACCGGTCATAACTGGTACGGATGGATCGTCGGAATTCTCGGTGCAGCATTGCTCGTGTGGATCTATCCCCAGGTCTATCCGAGAAAGTGGTGGCAGTAG
- a CDS encoding lmo0937 family membrane protein has translation MLWTIFVVLMILWLLGVVTANTLGGFIHLLLIIAIAVVLIRVIQGRSPV, from the coding sequence ATGCTCTGGACGATTTTCGTCGTACTGATGATTCTCTGGCTGCTCGGCGTCGTCACAGCCAACACGCTCGGCGGCTTCATCCATCTCCTGCTGATCATCGCGATTGCGGTCGTGCTGATCCGCGTGATTCAGGGGAGGTCTCCGGTCTGA
- a CDS encoding CsbD family protein: MNWEQISGRWKQWTGKAKQKWGKLADDDLTVIAGKRDELAGLLQERYGYAKEQAEKEIDEFVRELKL; this comes from the coding sequence ATGAACTGGGAACAGATTTCGGGCCGCTGGAAACAATGGACCGGCAAGGCGAAGCAGAAGTGGGGCAAGCTCGCCGACGATGACCTGACCGTGATCGCCGGCAAGCGCGATGAGCTGGCCGGGCTGCTGCAGGAACGCTACGGCTACGCCAAAGAGCAGGCGGAGAAAGAGATTGACGAGTTCGTCCGCGAACTGAAGCTCTAA
- a CDS encoding phage holin family protein: protein MADDVPATTVEGPVTGEADMASLVAGIIDDFRALVVQQVRLIRQEIAANLRLRQAATAVVAIGVALGLLAAGLLCLSLVHGLHWLTCPAGTDPAWLPLGACYAIVGAVLSVLSAALICLGRLRLRSFPSWNHVADELIQETALWTTTSQPSAAR from the coding sequence ATGGCCGACGACGTTCCTGCAACAACGGTCGAAGGTCCGGTGACCGGCGAAGCCGACATGGCGTCGCTGGTGGCCGGCATCATCGACGATTTCCGGGCGCTGGTCGTCCAGCAGGTCCGGCTCATTCGGCAGGAAATCGCCGCCAACCTGCGGCTGCGGCAGGCGGCGACTGCCGTCGTCGCCATCGGCGTCGCGCTGGGGCTGCTTGCCGCCGGACTGCTCTGCCTGAGCCTCGTGCATGGACTGCACTGGCTGACGTGTCCCGCCGGGACTGATCCTGCGTGGCTCCCGCTCGGAGCCTGTTACGCCATCGTCGGCGCGGTGCTGTCGGTACTGAGCGCAGCACTAATTTGTCTGGGACGGCTGCGGCTGCGGTCCTTTCCGAGCTGGAACCATGTGGCCGACGAACTCATTCAGGAGACCGCGTTGTGGACGACGACCTCGCAACCATCCGCAGCCAGATGA
- a CDS encoding ferritin-like domain-containing protein, translated as MIETTHVAHDHEDVTREDLVALLNEDLAGEYQAIISYVIYSQVIRGPQYMAIAAELEKHAAEELAHALIIAGQIDYLGGEPLAVPRTVRTSMIAEEMLRFDLEAETETIVRYRRRVRQCEALEEYALAEQIREILVQEQDHLVSLATALGIETPDPSRSDAA; from the coding sequence ATGATCGAAACAACGCACGTCGCTCATGACCACGAGGACGTCACGCGGGAAGACCTGGTGGCGTTGCTCAACGAGGACCTCGCCGGCGAGTACCAGGCGATCATCTCTTATGTGATTTACTCGCAGGTGATCCGCGGCCCGCAGTACATGGCGATTGCCGCCGAACTGGAGAAGCACGCGGCCGAAGAGCTCGCGCATGCTCTGATCATCGCCGGTCAGATCGACTATCTGGGAGGGGAGCCGCTGGCGGTTCCCAGGACCGTCAGGACCTCGATGATCGCCGAAGAAATGCTGCGGTTCGATCTGGAGGCCGAAACCGAGACGATTGTCCGCTATCGCCGGCGCGTCCGGCAATGCGAAGCGCTGGAAGAATACGCACTCGCCGAACAGATCCGGGAGATCCTCGTGCAGGAACAGGACCATCTGGTGTCTCTCGCGACGGCGCTGGGAATCGAGACCCCCGATCCGTCCCGGTCCGATGCGGCTTAA
- a CDS encoding DUF1328 domain-containing protein: protein MSRTGLVFLIAALVAAVFGFGADAPPAWTWEKGSSLLFLVLAAASFVGSTLREPSLFWEVLKEFRGSHSRTLILNPIHERKCDDRNNARRS from the coding sequence ATGTCGAGGACCGGCCTGGTGTTTCTGATCGCGGCTCTGGTTGCGGCCGTCTTCGGCTTCGGCGCGGATGCGCCGCCCGCCTGGACCTGGGAGAAAGGCTCGTCCCTGCTCTTCCTGGTCCTGGCGGCGGCCTCCTTCGTCGGCAGCACCCTGAGGGAACCTTCTCTGTTCTGGGAAGTGCTCAAAGAGTTCCGCGGCAGTCATTCCCGAACATTGATCCTGAATCCGATCCACGAAAGAAAATGCGATGATCGAAACAACGCACGTCGCTCATGA
- a CDS encoding tetratricopeptide repeat protein: protein MTAGRPGPQNNNIGGRPAMQRNDIQPMRIGNRPFDGNTVNYNNRQFHVGSNSYRPSYYRHSGYHGYWNGNRGFAGNSGYRFGGPRLGVGIGLNSGYGGYSPGWGWGLGNAYGWGGYGGGYGGYGGYGYRPLGWGLGGWGLGSLYYNSGYLGYSNPYYVVGGTTVYNYAQPIPVSYTVTSDAGLNDPNSADEVLNNAVAAFRQNDYDAALDIVNKGIAQYPDDAVLHEFRSLVLFARQDYQQSAATIHSVLAVGPGWDWTTLSSMYSSVPVYTEQLRMLEAFTTSNPQDAASRFLLGYHYMSCGHPDAAARQFQVVVDLMPNDRVAADLLRLVAAPQPGEAAAAQPPQASTRPAPQPVDPATLVGTWKAARSDGSKFGLVLTDDQKFTWSFAQKDQAAQEFGGTYSVEGNVLALERKDGGSLIGEATPGGDGKFNFKLLGAPDDDRGLDFSK, encoded by the coding sequence GTGACGGCCGGCCGGCCCGGCCCTCAGAACAACAACATCGGCGGCCGGCCCGCGATGCAACGCAATGACATCCAGCCCATGCGAATCGGCAATCGGCCGTTCGATGGAAACACCGTCAATTACAACAACCGTCAGTTCCATGTCGGCTCGAACTCCTATCGGCCGTCGTACTACCGGCATTCGGGATACCACGGCTACTGGAATGGCAACCGCGGCTTTGCAGGGAACTCAGGATATCGCTTCGGCGGTCCGCGTCTGGGCGTCGGAATCGGACTGAACTCCGGCTACGGAGGCTACAGTCCCGGCTGGGGCTGGGGACTGGGCAATGCCTACGGCTGGGGCGGGTACGGCGGTGGGTATGGTGGCTACGGCGGTTATGGCTATCGCCCGCTCGGGTGGGGGCTGGGCGGCTGGGGACTCGGATCGCTGTACTACAACAGCGGCTATCTGGGGTATTCGAATCCGTACTACGTCGTCGGAGGAACCACGGTTTACAACTATGCCCAACCGATTCCGGTCTCCTACACTGTCACGTCGGACGCGGGACTGAATGATCCGAACTCCGCCGACGAGGTTTTGAACAACGCGGTCGCGGCATTCCGCCAGAACGACTACGACGCGGCGCTCGACATCGTCAACAAGGGAATTGCTCAATACCCCGACGATGCCGTGTTGCATGAGTTCCGCTCGCTCGTGCTGTTTGCCAGGCAGGACTACCAGCAGTCGGCCGCGACGATCCACTCGGTTCTGGCAGTTGGTCCCGGCTGGGACTGGACGACGCTCAGCAGCATGTACTCCAGCGTCCCTGTCTACACCGAACAACTGCGGATGCTGGAGGCATTTACGACGTCCAATCCGCAGGACGCCGCCTCGCGGTTCCTGCTGGGTTATCACTACATGAGCTGCGGGCATCCCGATGCGGCCGCTCGACAGTTTCAGGTGGTCGTCGATTTGATGCCGAACGACCGCGTGGCGGCCGATCTGCTGAGGCTTGTCGCTGCACCGCAGCCGGGAGAGGCCGCTGCGGCGCAACCGCCTCAGGCTTCGACTCGGCCGGCTCCGCAGCCGGTCGATCCGGCGACTCTGGTGGGAACCTGGAAGGCCGCCCGAAGCGATGGCTCGAAATTCGGTCTAGTGCTCACGGACGATCAGAAGTTCACGTGGAGCTTCGCCCAGAAGGATCAGGCGGCACAAGAGTTTGGTGGAACGTACTCCGTTGAAGGCAACGTGCTGGCCCTCGAACGCAAGGACGGCGGCTCGCTGATCGGCGAGGCGACACCCGGCGGCGATGGAAAATTCAACTTCAAACTGCTGGGGGCGCCCGACGACGACAGGGGGCTGGACTTCAGCAAGTAA
- a CDS encoding SgcJ/EcaC family oxidoreductase — MLKSSILSSATCLALFGLMLVPSVPVRGQDRPKPAAKRPAPAAAPQADKATAPKAGTLPEEQPAAATPPVSKEQAADEEAIRQANESFAKAYAAGDAKSAAAHFTPDAEYVDELGNVFQGRAAIEETLTAFLAENPACKLEFNVDTIRFISPGVAVEDGSTAITLPDTQVSAESRYTAVHVKTDGKWLSASVRDHAPKDRRQHRAQLEQLDWLLGDWVDEGDDSIVVFNCEYADNGNFLVRNFTILVAGQEAMAGTQRIGWDPLTGKLRTWIFDTEGGYGEGLWHRNGDDWVLRLTGVTADGEPASSTSVYTFVNEHTMTWQSLDHEIAGVQLPDSEVVTIVRQAPAPAPVVANGKK; from the coding sequence ATGCTCAAGTCTTCAATTCTATCTAGTGCCACTTGCCTCGCGCTCTTTGGTCTGATGCTCGTTCCCTCTGTGCCAGTACGCGGACAGGATCGACCGAAGCCCGCTGCCAAACGGCCTGCACCAGCCGCGGCCCCGCAGGCGGACAAGGCAACCGCTCCGAAGGCCGGCACGCTGCCGGAGGAACAGCCGGCGGCCGCGACGCCGCCCGTCTCGAAAGAGCAGGCAGCCGACGAAGAGGCGATCCGCCAGGCGAACGAGTCGTTCGCGAAGGCGTACGCCGCCGGAGATGCAAAGTCCGCCGCGGCTCACTTCACCCCCGACGCCGAATACGTGGACGAGCTGGGGAATGTCTTTCAGGGACGCGCCGCCATTGAGGAGACGCTGACGGCGTTCCTCGCCGAGAACCCCGCCTGCAAGCTGGAGTTCAATGTCGACACGATCCGGTTCATCAGCCCCGGCGTCGCGGTCGAAGATGGCAGTACGGCGATTACTCTCCCGGACACTCAGGTGTCGGCGGAAAGCCGATACACCGCCGTCCACGTGAAGACGGACGGCAAGTGGCTGTCGGCCAGTGTCCGCGATCACGCGCCGAAAGATCGCCGCCAGCATCGCGCCCAGCTCGAACAGCTCGACTGGCTGCTGGGCGATTGGGTGGATGAAGGAGACGACTCGATCGTCGTATTCAACTGTGAGTACGCGGACAACGGCAACTTCCTGGTTCGTAATTTCACCATTCTGGTCGCCGGACAGGAAGCGATGGCCGGGACTCAGCGAATTGGCTGGGATCCGCTGACGGGCAAGCTGCGCACCTGGATCTTTGACACGGAAGGTGGCTATGGAGAGGGACTCTGGCATCGGAACGGCGACGACTGGGTGCTCAGGTTGACTGGAGTCACTGCTGATGGCGAGCCGGCGTCCAGCACGAGCGTTTACACGTTCGTCAACGAACACACGATGACCTGGCAATCGCTCGATCACGAGATCGCCGGTGTGCAACTGCCGGACAGCGAAGTCGTCACGATCGTGCGACAGGCTCCGGCCCCCGCGCCGGTCGTTGCGAACGGCAAGAAATAG
- a CDS encoding carbon storage regulator — translation MLVLTRKLRESVIVGGDASAHRELTVTVLEILGDRVRLGIEAHRDVQVHRWEVWERIRQAAVQVPVPVPNGVILRSVTKASFIPDLNGLDRKVDRAAAQDLRGVVAIDD, via the coding sequence ATGCTGGTTCTGACGAGAAAGCTGCGGGAATCGGTGATCGTCGGCGGGGACGCCTCGGCTCATCGCGAGCTGACCGTGACCGTCCTGGAGATTCTTGGCGATCGCGTGCGTCTCGGCATTGAAGCGCATCGCGACGTCCAAGTGCATCGCTGGGAGGTCTGGGAACGGATCCGCCAGGCTGCGGTTCAGGTCCCGGTTCCCGTTCCGAACGGTGTGATTCTCAGGTCCGTGACGAAAGCCTCCTTCATCCCGGACCTGAACGGGCTTGATCGGAAGGTCGATCGCGCTGCGGCTCAGGACCTGCGAGGGGTTGTGGCGATCGACGACTGA
- a CDS encoding DUF3309 family protein has product MLSTILIVILILMLLGAMPTWNYSRNWGAAPSGGIGLILLILIILVLVGRI; this is encoded by the coding sequence ATGCTGTCCACCATTCTGATCGTGATCCTGATTCTGATGCTGCTGGGTGCAATGCCCACCTGGAATTACAGCCGCAACTGGGGGGCCGCCCCGAGCGGCGGCATCGGCCTCATTCTGCTGATTCTGATCATCCTGGTGCTGGTCGGTCGCATCTGA
- a CDS encoding Na-translocating system protein MpsC family protein — MDEETTRTMAQQVAAAVAMFQTERTGHAPKAVTVVLSNDTLVVTLHAALSPAEIVLSQTADGAGKIQDYHRKLFNTSVSTLRDEIKRITGVAVREAAAEVETTTGAVVHAFTSGEMVQVFQMAGTISVKDWDGVGLSSEA; from the coding sequence ATGGACGAAGAGACGACCCGAACGATGGCTCAGCAGGTGGCTGCCGCCGTCGCAATGTTTCAGACAGAACGGACCGGCCATGCTCCGAAAGCCGTGACGGTCGTGCTGAGCAACGACACGCTGGTCGTGACGCTCCATGCGGCGCTGTCTCCGGCGGAGATCGTCCTGTCGCAGACTGCCGACGGAGCCGGCAAGATTCAGGATTATCATCGCAAGCTGTTCAACACCTCCGTGTCGACGTTGCGGGACGAGATTAAACGCATCACCGGAGTCGCAGTCCGCGAAGCGGCTGCGGAAGTTGAGACGACCACCGGCGCTGTCGTGCATGCCTTTACCAGCGGCGAGATGGTGCAGGTCTTTCAAATGGCCGGGACGATCTCGGTTAAGGACTGGGACGGCGTCGGATTGTCGTCTGAAGCGTGA
- a CDS encoding DUF2294 domain-containing protein, which produces MKTTGEIEAAVCSAIARFEQEYMGRGPKDIRTHLIGDMLLVRLQGVLTAAEQQLVRTLKPEKGRDLLKEVRTQLIETARPGMEAMIKEITGLEPISLHHDISTITGEEILLFVFSESPGVRETKRK; this is translated from the coding sequence TTGAAGACGACTGGCGAGATTGAGGCCGCGGTCTGCAGTGCGATCGCCCGCTTCGAGCAAGAATATATGGGGCGCGGACCGAAAGACATTCGCACCCACTTGATCGGCGACATGCTGCTGGTCCGACTGCAGGGAGTGCTGACCGCCGCCGAACAGCAACTGGTCCGTACGCTCAAACCCGAAAAGGGGCGCGACCTGCTGAAGGAGGTCCGCACGCAACTCATCGAAACGGCCCGTCCCGGCATGGAAGCCATGATCAAGGAAATCACCGGGCTCGAACCGATCAGCCTGCACCACGACATCAGCACGATTACCGGCGAAGAGATTCTCCTCTTCGTCTTTTCCGAATCGCCCGGAGTGCGAGAGACCAAGCGAAAGTAG
- a CDS encoding gamma-glutamylcyclotransferase family protein, with translation MDVWYFAYGSNLFREQMIERTGAIGHVDHPPRVARLSGYRLVFQTLEESGPAFANIRRSDDEVHGAVYRCSPAHFSRLDEYESGYERLAISVCDEYGELLDAVAYVITPAQPARFGRPGDEYLERIVTGARQHGLPESCIEKIIAAARGESLET, from the coding sequence ATGGATGTCTGGTACTTTGCCTACGGGAGCAATCTGTTCCGCGAACAGATGATCGAGCGGACCGGCGCCATCGGCCACGTCGACCATCCGCCCCGGGTCGCACGACTTTCCGGCTATCGCCTGGTCTTTCAGACGCTCGAGGAAAGCGGCCCCGCGTTCGCCAATATCCGCCGTTCGGACGACGAAGTGCATGGCGCAGTGTATCGCTGCAGTCCGGCGCATTTCAGCAGGCTGGATGAGTATGAGAGCGGATATGAGCGACTCGCGATTTCGGTCTGCGACGAGTACGGCGAATTACTGGATGCGGTTGCGTACGTGATCACCCCCGCGCAGCCGGCCCGCTTCGGCCGGCCCGGCGACGAATATCTGGAGCGGATCGTCACCGGTGCGAGACAACACGGTCTGCCGGAATCCTGCATCGAGAAGATCATCGCCGCTGCGCGGGGTGAGAGCCTTGAGACGTGA
- a CDS encoding transglutaminase-like domain-containing protein, translating into MLIRVGCELEFAFPEPTALILMLSLHPLRAPTIRQYEQLQVDPLVPLTQYFDQNGNRCHRAVVPSGRVTFRNSAVVEDCGLPDLQVPNAPQINVQDLPQEVLMFLLGSRYCEVDSELNQFAWSQFSQVPAGWPRVQAVCDFVHRHIRFDYQQARSYRTALGAFHERTGVCRDFMHLAITLCRCLNMPARYCTGYLGDIGVPPAGSPMDFSAWFEVFLGGQWYTFDARNNVPRIGRVLMARGRDAADVAMTTTFGVNQLQSFKVWADEVPAGSTAAR; encoded by the coding sequence ATGCTCATCCGCGTCGGCTGCGAACTCGAATTCGCGTTTCCAGAGCCCACGGCCCTGATCCTGATGCTCAGCCTGCATCCATTGCGTGCGCCGACGATTCGGCAATACGAGCAATTGCAGGTCGATCCGCTGGTTCCGCTGACTCAGTACTTCGACCAGAATGGCAATCGCTGTCATCGAGCCGTCGTCCCCTCGGGACGGGTCACGTTCCGCAATTCTGCGGTCGTCGAGGACTGCGGGTTGCCGGATCTGCAGGTCCCGAATGCCCCCCAGATCAACGTTCAGGATCTGCCGCAGGAAGTCCTGATGTTTCTTTTGGGAAGCCGCTACTGCGAGGTGGACAGCGAGTTGAATCAGTTCGCGTGGTCTCAGTTTTCGCAGGTCCCGGCGGGATGGCCGCGAGTCCAGGCGGTATGCGACTTCGTCCATCGGCACATTCGCTTCGACTACCAGCAGGCGCGGTCGTATCGGACGGCGCTGGGGGCCTTTCACGAACGGACGGGCGTCTGCCGGGACTTTATGCACCTGGCGATCACGCTGTGCCGCTGCCTGAACATGCCGGCCAGGTACTGCACCGGCTATCTGGGAGACATCGGCGTTCCTCCGGCGGGGAGTCCGATGGATTTCAGCGCCTGGTTTGAAGTGTTTCTCGGGGGCCAATGGTACACGTTTGACGCCCGTAACAATGTTCCCCGCATCGGTCGCGTCCTGATGGCCCGCGGCCGCGATGCCGCCGATGTGGCGATGACCACGACGTTCGGCGTCAATCAACTGCAGTCGTTCAAGGTCTGGGCCGACGAAGTTCCGGCTGGATCGACTGCCGCGAGGTAG
- a CDS encoding (5-formylfuran-3-yl)methyl phosphate synthase encodes MTPSPSSMVAPSRPPRFLTQPPRLLVSVCDADEARAALAGGADIIDVKDPAQGSLGRATPEAWAAIAAAIPAGIPLSLALGELREWSPTTPIPNIPAQVRWLKLGLAGMRDLTDWRTTWSSLRTRFEAACPTPIGWVAVAYADADIAEAPPVEDIARAAMETGCAGFLIDTWSKGGSGLVELGVDRRLRSILPELGQQGLFTALAGSLRPVDVAAVAGWGADIIAVRTAACEGGVRTGRVSQEAVRSLQQRLSLSVVARPR; translated from the coding sequence ATGACTCCGTCACCGTCGTCAATGGTCGCTCCGTCACGGCCGCCGCGATTTCTGACGCAGCCGCCCAGGCTCCTGGTCAGCGTTTGTGACGCAGATGAAGCCCGCGCCGCGCTTGCCGGCGGGGCCGATATTATTGACGTGAAGGACCCCGCCCAGGGGTCGCTCGGCCGTGCAACTCCGGAGGCTTGGGCCGCCATCGCCGCCGCGATACCGGCAGGGATCCCTCTCAGCCTCGCACTGGGTGAATTGCGGGAATGGAGCCCGACCACTCCCATTCCCAACATTCCCGCGCAAGTCCGCTGGCTGAAGCTGGGCCTTGCGGGCATGCGGGATCTCACGGACTGGCGGACCACCTGGAGCAGTCTGCGAACCCGCTTCGAAGCGGCGTGTCCAACCCCCATTGGCTGGGTCGCCGTGGCCTATGCAGACGCCGATATCGCCGAAGCTCCGCCGGTGGAGGACATTGCGCGGGCCGCCATGGAAACCGGCTGCGCCGGTTTTCTGATCGATACCTGGTCGAAAGGAGGTTCCGGTCTGGTGGAACTTGGAGTTGATCGTCGTCTGAGGTCGATCCTGCCAGAGTTAGGCCAGCAGGGACTGTTCACCGCATTGGCGGGGAGTCTGCGTCCAGTGGATGTCGCGGCGGTCGCGGGGTGGGGGGCGGACATTATCGCGGTCCGGACAGCCGCATGCGAAGGGGGCGTGCGAACCGGCCGGGTCTCCCAGGAGGCAGTGCGAAGTTTGCAGCAACGTCTGAGTCTGTCAGTGGTTGCGAGGCCCCGATAA
- a CDS encoding N-acyl-D-amino-acid deacylase family protein: MRWRLLAALLACAIQPAVAQDPVDADILLTDGILHDGSGAAPRIGNVALLKGKIVAVGEFPVGKVGWKLDCKGLVIAPGFIDLHSHSDGQVIDSLLRSGTNYLMQGCTTQVTGNCGFGPVDVGDYYRTIDASGAGTNIAHLLPQGNLREKVVGNVDRKASEEEIQQMRDLAAKAMQDGAWGMTTGLIYVPSVYANTAEITEIAKVVAAAGGIYASHIRGEGKELLNSVDEALRIGETAGCPVHISHFKASGQENWGTLRLAAERIAQARKAGRAATADQYPYTASSTSLEATVVPTWARSGGSKALIARLDDPETGPKLRQEIQQDLERSRDGAAIFIARYTAKPEWIGLDVKQIAEKESRTPLEITEEICRNGGAAVVNFSMSEDDVRFAMQLPWVATASDGRNYLPGPDKPHPRSYGTFSRKIGRYAIADGVLPLEQAIRSCSGLPADILGFKDRGYLKADYAADVVVFDPQQFRDLATFAEPHQYSQGMRYVFVNGRPAVYAGQPTGALSGKPLKHPAPQP, from the coding sequence ATGCGCTGGCGCCTCCTGGCCGCACTCCTGGCTTGTGCCATCCAACCCGCCGTTGCCCAGGATCCCGTCGACGCCGACATCCTGTTGACCGATGGAATCCTTCACGACGGCTCCGGGGCCGCGCCTCGAATCGGGAATGTGGCCCTGCTCAAGGGCAAAATTGTCGCCGTCGGCGAGTTTCCCGTCGGCAAAGTCGGCTGGAAGCTCGATTGCAAGGGCTTGGTGATCGCTCCCGGCTTTATCGACCTCCACTCCCACAGCGACGGTCAGGTCATCGACAGCCTGCTCCGTTCGGGAACGAATTACCTCATGCAGGGCTGCACCACACAGGTGACCGGCAACTGCGGTTTCGGTCCCGTGGATGTCGGCGACTACTACCGGACGATTGACGCTTCCGGAGCCGGGACGAATATCGCCCACCTTCTGCCGCAGGGAAACCTGCGAGAAAAGGTCGTCGGCAACGTCGACCGGAAGGCCAGCGAGGAAGAGATCCAGCAGATGCGAGATCTTGCGGCTAAGGCGATGCAGGACGGCGCCTGGGGCATGACGACCGGCCTCATCTATGTCCCCAGCGTCTACGCCAACACCGCGGAAATCACGGAAATCGCCAAGGTCGTTGCGGCGGCCGGGGGCATCTATGCCAGCCACATCCGGGGCGAGGGCAAAGAGCTGCTGAATTCGGTCGACGAAGCTCTGCGCATCGGTGAAACCGCCGGCTGTCCGGTCCATATCTCCCACTTCAAAGCCTCCGGCCAGGAGAACTGGGGGACGTTACGGCTCGCTGCCGAACGCATCGCACAGGCTCGAAAAGCCGGCCGGGCGGCCACCGCCGACCAGTACCCGTACACGGCTTCGAGCACCTCGCTTGAAGCGACCGTCGTTCCTACCTGGGCCCGGTCGGGAGGTTCGAAGGCCCTCATCGCCCGGCTGGACGACCCGGAGACCGGTCCGAAGCTCCGTCAGGAAATCCAGCAGGACCTGGAGCGTTCCCGCGACGGCGCCGCGATCTTCATCGCCCGCTATACGGCGAAGCCGGAATGGATTGGCCTCGACGTCAAGCAGATCGCGGAGAAGGAATCCCGGACGCCCCTCGAAATCACCGAGGAAATCTGCCGCAATGGCGGAGCTGCCGTCGTGAACTTCTCCATGAGCGAAGACGACGTCCGTTTCGCCATGCAACTTCCCTGGGTCGCCACCGCTTCCGATGGCCGCAATTACCTCCCCGGCCCCGACAAGCCCCACCCGCGCAGCTACGGCACCTTCTCCCGCAAAATCGGACGCTACGCCATCGCCGACGGCGTTCTGCCTCTCGAACAGGCGATCCGCAGTTGCTCCGGACTCCCCGCCGACATCCTCGGCTTCAAGGACCGCGGTTATCTGAAGGCCGACTACGCCGCCGATGTTGTCGTCTTCGACCCGCAGCAGTTCCGCGACCTGGCGACGTTTGCCGAACCGCATCAGTACAGCCAGGGGATGCGTTATGTTTTCGTGAATGGCCGGCCGGCCGTCTACGCGGGGCAGCCGACCGGCGCACTGTCGGGGAAGCCTCTCAAGCACCCGGCACCGCAGCCATGA
- a CDS encoding SGNH/GDSL hydrolase family protein, protein MRHVIFFFGSGLAWYVGVCLLLLAAMIPPGRRSWLAGRALTVGAVVGGVLLILSGTPQPWWMIGGVLFGLLIISSVTRWKPQAKAAPWLRRLAISLGLLLLAVELPWAWSAGRLPTPAAPLHEIHVLGDSVSAGMGEREAVVWPVQLAELLKQEGRSIPIISHAQMGATVQSARKQALGLPETPSLVLVAIGGNDLLGPTTDAKFAEQLNALLSEICRPDRVVLMLELPLPPLRNAYGAIQRRLSQKYGVPLIPKRVMAGVLTGPDSTLDSIHLTTAGHARMAAAMKSYVDRVITSP, encoded by the coding sequence ATGCGGCACGTGATCTTTTTCTTCGGCAGCGGGCTGGCGTGGTACGTCGGGGTGTGCCTGTTGCTGCTGGCGGCAATGATCCCCCCGGGACGACGATCCTGGCTGGCCGGACGAGCGCTGACGGTAGGAGCGGTCGTTGGCGGCGTGCTGCTGATCTTGTCCGGGACGCCGCAGCCGTGGTGGATGATTGGCGGAGTGCTGTTCGGGTTGCTGATCATTTCCAGTGTCACGCGGTGGAAACCGCAGGCCAAAGCCGCTCCCTGGCTGCGGCGGCTGGCGATCAGTCTCGGCCTTCTGCTGCTGGCCGTCGAACTGCCTTGGGCCTGGTCGGCCGGACGACTGCCGACTCCTGCCGCTCCACTGCATGAGATTCACGTTCTGGGGGACTCCGTCAGCGCGGGGATGGGCGAGCGGGAAGCCGTCGTCTGGCCGGTGCAACTCGCGGAACTGCTGAAGCAGGAAGGTCGGTCGATTCCGATCATCAGCCACGCTCAGATGGGGGCGACCGTCCAGTCGGCCCGGAAACAGGCGCTGGGATTGCCAGAGACTCCCAGTCTGGTGCTGGTCGCCATCGGGGGGAATGATCTGCTCGGCCCGACGACCGATGCGAAGTTCGCCGAGCAACTGAATGCTCTGCTGTCGGAGATCTGCCGGCCCGACCGCGTGGTGCTGATGCTGGAGCTGCCGCTGCCTCCGTTGCGAAATGCATACGGAGCCATCCAGCGCCGGCTGTCGCAAAAGTATGGGGTGCCCCTGATCCCCAAACGGGTGATGGCCGGCGTGCTGACGGGACCAGACTCGACGCTGGATTCCATCCACCTGACGACGGCCGGGCATGCGCGGATGGCGGCAGCGATGAAATCGTACGTCGATCGTGTTATCACATCGCCGTGA